One stretch of Streptomyces sp. NBC_01363 DNA includes these proteins:
- a CDS encoding alpha-ketoacid dehydrogenase subunit beta, translated as MTTAAATAGERTAKAKPATMAQALGRALRDSMAQDPTVHVLGEDVGTLGGVFRITDGLAKEFGEDRCTDTPLAEAGILGAAVGMAMYGLRPVVEMQFDAFAYPAFEQLISHVAKMRNRTAGAMPLPITVRVPYGGGIGGVEHHSDSSEAYYMATPGLHVVTPATVEDAYGLLRASIASDDPVVFLEPKRLYWSKSDWSPDAPVAVEPIGRAVVRRPGRSATLITYGPSLPVCMEAAEAAVEEGWDLEVVDLRSLVPFDDETVAASVRRTGRAVVVHESSGFGGPGGEIAARVTERCFHHLEAPVLRVAGFDIPYPPPMQEKHHLPGVDRVLDAVARLQWEAES; from the coding sequence ATGACCACCGCAGCGGCGACGGCCGGAGAGCGGACGGCGAAGGCCAAACCCGCCACGATGGCGCAGGCACTCGGGCGGGCGCTGCGCGACTCGATGGCACAGGACCCGACGGTGCACGTTCTCGGCGAGGACGTCGGCACGCTCGGCGGGGTCTTCCGGATCACCGACGGACTGGCGAAGGAGTTCGGCGAGGACCGGTGCACGGACACCCCGCTGGCCGAGGCGGGCATCCTCGGGGCGGCCGTGGGCATGGCGATGTACGGGCTGCGGCCCGTGGTGGAGATGCAGTTCGACGCCTTCGCCTATCCGGCGTTCGAGCAGCTCATCAGCCATGTCGCGAAGATGCGGAACCGGACGGCCGGCGCCATGCCGCTGCCGATCACGGTCCGGGTGCCGTACGGCGGCGGGATCGGCGGGGTCGAGCACCACAGCGACTCCTCGGAGGCCTACTACATGGCGACACCCGGCCTCCATGTCGTCACGCCCGCCACGGTCGAGGACGCGTACGGGCTGCTGAGGGCCTCGATCGCCTCCGACGATCCGGTGGTGTTCCTGGAGCCGAAGCGGCTCTACTGGTCGAAGTCGGACTGGTCGCCCGACGCGCCGGTGGCGGTGGAGCCGATCGGCCGGGCCGTCGTCCGCCGGCCGGGCCGCAGCGCGACGCTGATCACGTACGGGCCTTCGCTGCCCGTCTGCATGGAGGCGGCGGAAGCGGCCGTCGAAGAGGGCTGGGACCTGGAGGTCGTGGACCTGCGCTCGTTGGTGCCGTTCGACGACGAGACCGTTGCCGCTTCCGTCCGGCGTACGGGGCGTGCGGTCGTCGTTCATGAGTCCTCCGGTTTCGGCGGTCCGGGCGGTGAGATCGCGGCCCGGGTCACCGAGCGCTGCTTCCACCACCTGGAGGCGCCGGTGCTGCGGGTCGCCGGGTTCGACATTCCGTATCCGCCGCCGATGCAGGAGAAGCACCATCTCCCGGGCGTGGACCGGGTGCTGGACGCGGTCGCCCGCTTGCAGTGGGAGGCGGAGAGCTGA
- a CDS encoding dihydrolipoamide acetyltransferase family protein, with the protein MPQVLEFKLPDLGEGLTEAEIVRWLVEVGDVVAIDQPVVEVETAKAMVEVPCPYGGVVTARFGEEGSELPVGAPLLTVAVAVGSAQPVGSVEGVDEGADEGAGSGSRAGAVAGSRGSGSGEVEASGNVLVGYGTGAPVARRRRVRPAAVTAAVPAREPVAPAPVPDPVPDAVPGPVAVVSPLVRKLARQHDLDLRQLAGSGPDGLILRADVESAIRALAEGRAAPLVAPVPTPGAVAESVAVTESVPGSVLGSGSVSGLASGVVGQSLAAARPAAHRIPLRGVRGAVADKLARSRREIPDATCWVDADATELMAARSAMNSAGGSAVGPKVSVLALLARICTAALARFPELNSTVDLEAREIVRLPEVHLGFAAQTERGLVVPVVRDAQARNAESIGAEILRLTEAARAGRLTPAELTGGTFTLNNYGVFGVDGSTPIINHPEAAMLGVGRIVPKPWVHRGELAVRQVVQLSLTFDHRVCDGGTAGGFLRYIADCVEQPAVLLRTL; encoded by the coding sequence ATGCCCCAGGTACTCGAATTCAAGTTGCCGGACCTCGGCGAGGGGCTCACCGAGGCGGAGATCGTGCGCTGGCTGGTGGAGGTCGGCGATGTCGTCGCCATCGACCAGCCGGTCGTCGAGGTCGAGACGGCCAAGGCGATGGTGGAGGTGCCGTGTCCGTACGGGGGCGTGGTGACCGCACGGTTCGGCGAAGAAGGCTCGGAACTACCGGTCGGGGCGCCTCTGTTGACGGTGGCGGTCGCGGTGGGATCGGCGCAGCCGGTGGGGTCGGTCGAAGGGGTGGACGAGGGGGCGGATGAGGGAGCAGGGTCCGGTTCCAGGGCTGGCGCTGTGGCCGGTTCGCGTGGGTCCGGGTCCGGTGAGGTGGAGGCGTCCGGCAATGTGCTGGTCGGGTACGGGACGGGTGCGCCGGTGGCGCGTCGGCGGCGGGTCCGTCCCGCAGCCGTGACCGCGGCTGTTCCCGCACGGGAGCCCGTGGCTCCGGCGCCGGTTCCCGATCCCGTGCCGGATGCGGTGCCTGGGCCGGTGGCGGTCGTCTCCCCGTTGGTACGGAAGCTGGCCCGGCAGCATGATCTTGATCTGCGGCAGCTGGCGGGCTCCGGACCGGACGGGCTGATCCTGCGGGCCGATGTCGAATCCGCGATCAGGGCGCTGGCAGAGGGAAGGGCCGCTCCGCTGGTGGCCCCGGTCCCGACGCCGGGGGCCGTGGCGGAGTCCGTGGCGGTAACGGAGTCGGTTCCGGGATCGGTATTGGGATCGGGATCGGTGTCGGGGTTGGCTTCCGGGGTGGTGGGGCAGTCGCTGGCGGCGGCGAGACCGGCCGCACATCGGATTCCGTTGCGCGGTGTACGGGGCGCGGTGGCCGACAAGCTGGCGCGCAGCCGGCGGGAGATCCCCGACGCCACGTGCTGGGTCGATGCCGATGCCACCGAGCTGATGGCGGCCCGATCCGCGATGAACAGCGCCGGTGGTTCGGCTGTCGGCCCCAAGGTGTCGGTGCTGGCCCTGCTGGCTCGTATCTGCACCGCGGCGCTGGCCCGGTTCCCCGAGCTCAACTCCACGGTGGACCTGGAGGCGCGGGAGATCGTGCGGTTGCCGGAGGTCCATCTCGGGTTCGCGGCGCAGACCGAGCGGGGCCTGGTCGTCCCCGTCGTGCGGGACGCGCAGGCCAGGAACGCCGAGTCGATCGGGGCCGAGATCCTCCGGCTGACCGAGGCGGCGCGGGCCGGGCGGCTGACCCCGGCGGAGCTGACCGGGGGCACGTTCACACTGAACAACTACGGGGTGTTCGGAGTCGACGGATCGACCCCGATCATCAACCACCCCGAGGCGGCGATGCTGGGCGTCGGCCGGATCGTGCCCAAACCCTGGGTGCACCGGGGAGAGCTGGCCGTGCGCCAGGTGGTCCAGCTCTCGTTGACCTTCGACCACCGGGTCTGTGACGGCGGCACGGCGGGCGGTTTCCTGCGCTACATAGCCGACTGCGTGGAACAACCGGCGGTGCTGCTGCGCACGTTGTAG
- a CDS encoding NTP transferase domain-containing protein, which yields MTAYDAIVLAGGAAKRLGGADKPGIRVGGRALIDRVLAACADASATVVVGGRRSTVRPVIWTREEPRGGGPLSALDAGVRRTTAERVLVLSADLPFLGAGTVGALLAAAGEGQRDGALCIDQQGRDQPLVAVYRAEPLRRELALLAAEHGGLSGLPLRLLAQELDLAQVEAGPLASFDCDTWEDIASARARIREHGTVLDEWITAVKNELGIELDVDTDVLLDLARDAAHGVARPAAPLTTFLVGYAAAKASSEGGGDGDGATAVAEAARKAAALALRWADENDTQ from the coding sequence ATGACCGCGTATGACGCCATCGTCCTTGCCGGAGGGGCCGCCAAGCGGCTCGGCGGCGCCGACAAGCCCGGGATCCGGGTCGGTGGCCGTGCGCTGATCGACCGGGTGCTCGCGGCCTGCGCCGACGCTTCGGCGACGGTGGTGGTGGGCGGGCGCCGGTCCACCGTGCGGCCGGTGATCTGGACGCGTGAAGAGCCTCGGGGCGGCGGTCCGTTGTCCGCGCTCGACGCCGGGGTTCGGCGGACCACGGCGGAACGGGTTCTCGTGCTCTCCGCCGACCTGCCGTTTCTCGGGGCGGGCACTGTCGGGGCGCTCCTGGCCGCCGCCGGGGAAGGACAGCGGGACGGTGCTCTGTGCATCGATCAGCAGGGTCGCGACCAGCCTCTCGTCGCCGTCTACCGTGCCGAACCGCTGCGCCGTGAGCTCGCGCTGCTCGCCGCCGAGCACGGTGGTCTGTCCGGGCTCCCCCTGCGTCTGCTGGCGCAGGAACTCGACCTTGCCCAGGTGGAGGCCGGTCCTCTCGCCTCCTTCGACTGCGACACCTGGGAGGACATTGCGTCGGCCCGAGCCCGTATCAGAGAGCATGGGACCGTGCTGGATGAATGGATCACCGCAGTCAAGAACGAACTCGGCATCGAACTCGACGTCGACACCGATGTCCTGCTCGACCTCGCCCGTGACGCCGCCCACGGCGTCGCCCGGCCCGCCGCGCCGCTGACGACCTTCCTGGTCGGGTACGCGGCAGCCAAGGCGAGCAGCGAAGGAGGCGGCGACGGCGACGGTGCCACGGCGGTGGCCGAGGCGGCCCGGAAGGCTGCTGCGCTCGCCCTTCGCTGGGCGGACGAGAACGATACGCAATGA
- the pdhA gene encoding pyruvate dehydrogenase (acetyl-transferring) E1 component subunit alpha, with translation MTVQELPGAAAYRPTPPPAWKPLTDPAPLLPDPEPYRVLGTDAVADADPELLLRLYAELVRGRRYNAQATALTKQGRLAVYPSSTGQEACEIAAALVLEERDWLFPSYRDTLAAVARGLDPVEALTLLRGDRHTGYDPREHRIAPLCTPLATQLPHAVGLAHAARLQGDDVVALAMVGDGGTSEGDFHEALNFAAVWRAPVVFLVQNNGFAISVPLAKQTAAPSLAHKAVGYGMPGRLVDGNDAAAVHQVLGEAVARARSGGGPTLVEAVTYRMDAHTNADDATRYRVDSEVEAWRAHDPIQLLERELTGRGLLGDDGIEEARVAAERMAAALRDRMNADPVLDPMDLFAHVYAEQTTQLREQAARLRVELDAEQDQHGHDDVEEGR, from the coding sequence ATGACGGTCCAAGAGCTGCCCGGCGCGGCCGCTTACCGGCCCACGCCGCCCCCGGCCTGGAAGCCGCTCACCGATCCCGCGCCGCTGCTCCCGGACCCCGAGCCGTACCGCGTGCTCGGTACGGATGCCGTGGCCGACGCCGACCCCGAGCTGCTGCTGCGGCTCTATGCGGAGCTGGTCCGCGGCCGGAGGTACAACGCGCAGGCCACCGCCCTCACCAAGCAGGGCCGACTCGCCGTCTACCCGTCGAGCACGGGGCAGGAGGCCTGCGAGATAGCGGCCGCGCTGGTGCTGGAGGAGCGGGACTGGCTCTTTCCCAGCTACCGGGACACGCTCGCGGCGGTGGCGCGAGGCCTGGACCCGGTCGAGGCACTGACCCTGCTGCGCGGCGACCGGCACACCGGTTACGACCCGCGTGAGCACCGCATCGCACCGCTCTGCACCCCCCTCGCCACCCAGTTGCCGCATGCCGTCGGGCTGGCACACGCGGCGCGCCTCCAGGGCGACGACGTGGTGGCGCTCGCCATGGTCGGCGACGGCGGGACCAGCGAGGGCGATTTCCACGAGGCGCTGAATTTCGCGGCCGTCTGGCGCGCCCCGGTCGTCTTTCTTGTGCAGAACAACGGCTTCGCCATCTCCGTACCGCTGGCGAAGCAGACCGCCGCGCCGTCCCTGGCGCACAAGGCCGTGGGGTACGGGATGCCGGGCCGGCTGGTGGACGGGAACGACGCGGCCGCGGTGCACCAGGTCCTCGGCGAGGCGGTGGCGCGGGCCCGCAGCGGCGGCGGGCCGACGCTCGTCGAGGCGGTGACGTACCGCATGGATGCCCATACGAACGCCGACGACGCCACTCGCTACCGCGTCGACAGCGAGGTGGAGGCCTGGCGTGCACACGACCCGATCCAGCTTCTTGAGCGGGAGCTGACCGGGCGGGGGCTGCTCGGCGACGACGGGATCGAGGAGGCGCGCGTGGCCGCGGAGCGGATGGCAGCCGCTCTGCGCGATCGGATGAACGCCGATCCGGTGCTGGACCCGATGGATCTGTTCGCCCATGTCTACGCGGAACAGACCACACAACTGCGGGAGCAGGCAGCCCGGTTGCGTGTCGAACTGGACGCCGAGCAGGACCAGCACGGCCATGACGACGTGGAGGAAGGGCGATGA
- a CDS encoding Lrp/AsnC family transcriptional regulator, whose product MSAEQMADGGEDPGQVPPARPLDAIDRRILRLLQTDGRASIRSVADRVHVSRANAYARINRLIDDGVIRGFSARVDHERAGQGASAYITLKIVQNSWRTVREQLQALPGATHIALVSGDFDVLLLVHTRDNRSLRELVLTRIQAIPEVLSTRTLLVFEETDLAPGPDRPTELT is encoded by the coding sequence ATGTCAGCTGAACAAATGGCCGACGGGGGCGAGGACCCGGGCCAGGTTCCGCCCGCGCGCCCGCTCGACGCCATCGATCGCCGCATCCTGCGACTGCTCCAGACGGACGGCCGCGCCTCGATACGGTCGGTGGCCGATCGGGTCCATGTGTCCCGGGCCAACGCCTATGCCCGGATCAACCGGCTCATCGACGACGGCGTGATCCGTGGCTTCAGCGCACGGGTGGACCACGAGCGGGCGGGGCAGGGAGCCTCCGCGTACATCACTCTCAAGATCGTCCAGAATTCCTGGCGCACGGTGCGCGAGCAGCTCCAGGCCCTGCCCGGGGCGACTCATATCGCGCTGGTCAGCGGTGACTTCGATGTCCTGCTGCTGGTGCACACCCGGGACAACAGATCGTTGCGTGAACTGGTACTGACGAGGATCCAGGCCATCCCGGAGGTGCTCTCCACCCGCACGCTCCTGGTGTTCGAGGAGACGGACCTGGCCCCGGGCCCGGACAGGCCCACCGAGCTCACCTGA